CTTTCCACTGGCAGCTTGTGACCGAACCCGTGCAGCACGAACACGGCTTCCGGGTGGATAAAATCGGTCACCTTTGCCTTGATCTGTTCGGTGTAACCGTTATTTGAAACATTGACAGTCTCATTGTTTTCAATATGCAGTTTTTCCGCTGCATCAGTATGAATCCAGAGCACGTTTTCGGGCACCAGTTCGCCCAGAACCGGATTGTTGACCGTATGGCCCTGGGTGTGCTGCGCGCAGCGGCCGAATGTGAGCCGGAAAGAGCCTTCCGGCGGGCTTTGAGCGGATTCATAGGGTTTCAGGGAAGGCATTCCCAGGTCCTCGAGCTTTTGGGATATAATTTCAAATTTTCCGCTCTTTGTGCCGAATTTCAAATTATCCCGGTCCTTGTAAACCGGCCCTTCGGTTAACTTGACCATGCCGGTTTCGTTAAAATCCTCAATGGAGACCCCTGTGCCCTGGAGCTGGAAGTTCCAGACGTCTTCGATTTTGTCATAGGCCAGTTCGTTTATGCCCAGACGCCGGGCCAGGCCGGAAAAGATTTCCCAGCAGGCCTTGGTGTCAAACCGGGGCTCAACCGCCCGGCGGCGCATGAAGAAATAGGGCTGGATGGCATTTTTGGCGGCAAGCACGCTGTCGCGTTCCAAATACGGGGACAGAGGCAGCACAACATCAGCATACCATGCCGTGTCACACCAGGTAAAGGTAACCGATACCAGCAGATCCAGGTTGTCAAAGATCTGCCTGAGGCGGTCCGGCTCGGGATAAGCCATCAAGGGATCGTGCCGGAATGCGATATAGCTCTTTACCGGGTACGGATCTCCGGTTTCCATGGCTTCGTAGAGCAGGTGGGCCAGTCCCGGGCCCTCGTCAAAGTGGGTGTATCGCCACCCCACGCCATCGGCGCGTTTTTCCTTGGGCTTTTCAAAAAGATCCATAAATTTTTTCAACCCGGAATAGCCCGCATCCTTGGGTTTGTTGACAAAGGGCAGGCCGCCTTTGGCGCCGTAGGAGCCCAGCAGGGCATTGATGATGTAAATGGAACGGCACAAATAGAAGGTGGTGTCATACCGGGCCATCATCCAGCCCGGATGCCAGAGCACGGCCGGAGCGTCCTTTGCCAGTTGATGGACAAAGGACGAAATCTGGGCCGCCGGCACACCGGTTTCCTTTTCCGCCCACTGGGGTGTGTAATCCTTGACAAAGGATTTCAGGGCTTCCAGGTCCTGGATGTATTTGCGGGCAAAATCCTTGTTGTAAAGGTCTTTTGTGAGCAGTTCGTTGATGACCGCCAGGTTAAAGGCATAGTCGGTTCCCGGCCGAACCATGAAAAACCGGTCCGCCTTGGTGGCCGACACATTGGCCCGGATATCAATGACGGTCAGCCGGCAGCCTTCATTCATGGCATCGGTCAGATCGTTGACCTCCTGGACCCCTATGGCTTCAAACACGTTGCGCATTTGCAGAATCACGTGCTTGGCGTTTCTGTAATCATAGGCCACTTCCTTGCGTCCCGCGCCGCTGACGGATTTGGCGGCGTGCTGGACATTGCGGGCGCAGGAGGAATCATGGTTGACATAGTTGGGCGATCCCAGGCCTCTTAAAAACGCCCGGTGGAAATCCCGAAACGGACCACCCCGGTCGGATAAGGCCACGCCCCGGGGGCCGTACTGATCCACCACTTTTTGCAACTTCTCTGCGGTGTAGTCCAGGGCCTCTTCCCAGCTGACTTTCCGCCACTTGCCCTCACCCCGCTGACCGTCGCGGATCATGGGATGGCGGATGCGTTCATTATCATTGATCAGGGCTTTTCCGGCCACACCCCGTGCGCAAAGGGAGGTTTTCATACCAGAGGCATTGGGGTTGCCGCGAAGAAACCGGATGTTGCTGTTTTCCACTTCCGCCACCATGGGGCATCGAACAGTGCACATCCCGCAGATTGTGTAAACGTTCTCTGTTGTCATATCAATTGTCTCCTTTTGTCCATAAAACCGCAAACGCTCAAATTGTTCAGTATGTCATCCTTCCTGAAGGATTTCACTGTCATAAATTTCCTCAAGCCGGCGTTTGTGCCTGAGTTCCTCTTCGGCCAGAAACGAAAAAAGCTTTTCGGACTTTTCGCTGGCGCACCGGCCTTTCCAGGCTTCATAAAAGGCATGCGCCTTTTCCTCTTTTTTCATGGCCATGGCAAGGGCCTCCTGATAGCCGATATCCGGTGAAAACCGGACATCGATCATAAAATCGCTCAGGTGCAGGTCCCTGACGTTGCCGTGTTCATCCAGGTCGGAAAAGGGCTTTTCCGCACTCAGGTCCAGGTCGGCCAGTAGCTGGCGATGCCGCGATTCTTCCTCGGCCATTTCCCGGAAAAATTCTTTAATGCCTTTGTTTGTGGCAGAATTTGCACAGTCACGGTAAAAGTCCCGGGCCTTTTCTTCCCGGCTGATGGCAAATGCCACCACATCGTGCATGGATCTGCAGCTGACCTCTGTCATGGTTTCCTCCGGTGTTACATCCGTTTGATGCGCGAAGCGCTTTTTATCCGGTCGGACAACAGTTTCGCGCATGTTGGACAGTATCGGTGATGTTCCTTGACGTGTGGATGATCATCGGTTCTGTTCTCCACCCGGCTCATGAATTTTGGCGTGGCAAAATAGCGGCCGCAGGCTTCACATTGCAGCAGCGGGTTCTGACCGATCACCTCGTCGCGGATGGAAATGATGCGAAGCCCGTTTTCATCCTTCTGATGAATCACGCCTGTGGGACATATGTTCACACATGTGCCGCACCCGATACATTGGTTTTCGGGCCTGGGCACAACATAGGAGACCCCGTTGCGTTTTTCCATTTTTAAGGCGTTGGCACCCACCAGTTCCTTGCAGGCGCGCACGCAGAGCCGGCATCGGATGCATTCATCCGGGGGTGAGCCCATGTCAATGCCGTGCTTTTCTGCCAGTTTCCATATCGCAGGTGCTTCGGGCGCATATTTGGCAAGATTTCGAAAGGCCGTGGTGCGGGCTTTTTGCACGCGCTCGTTGTCCGTGTTCACCTCCATGCCTTCAACAGGCTTGGCTATGCAGGAAAGTTTGACCTGGGAAGGCTTGCCCGGAACCATCACTTCCACGGCACAGAGCTTACAGGCCCCGGCAGGAGAAAGGGCCGGATGGTAGCATAAGGCCGGTACATCGATGCCCTGTTTGCGAAGGAGATCGATGAGTCGTTTTTCCGGATCTGCCTGGATTTTTTGGTTATTGACAGTGATTTCAACCATTGTTTTTCCCCCCGCAGGTGCGTGCCTATTGTTCAATGATGCGCAGGCAGTCCTGGGGCAGCCGGTGCGTGCCTTTTTCATCCAGGCTTACCTCGATCAACGCATCCGGGTCGTTTTTGCTGACATCCGGATCTGTGATAATGCCGTGGAGCCCGATAAATGCCTCCATGTAATCTTCCCAGCTCTCATCGGTGGAGCGTTGAAAAATTTCCACTTTCTGGCCCTGTCGAAATGTCATGATCCTTACCTCCTGACGGGATTGCGGGCAAGTTGCCGAGTTTGACTATCTGGGCGGCGGAGTGATTTCCGCATGCTGCCCGCCGCTTTGACGCCTGGCACATTCCAGGCATATGCGTCTGCCGTTTGACGTGGGGCTGACATCCCGCACGCGTTTGACGATATAATCATGGTATCGGGCCGGGCCAAGAACCGCACCGCAGACTTCACAGTATTCAAGCTGCAGACGGTTGAGCACCGTTCCGCACAGGGAAAGCTCCCGGTAGCCGTCGCGGTCTGTCATCTGCATGGCCCCGGTGGGGCAGTTGGTGGCACAGGCGCCGCATGCGATGCAGCGCTCGGCAGTGATGCGCAGATCCGTGGGGCCGGGGTTGTCGAAATCCAGATATCCCAGGCGAAGGGCTTCAATGCCCATTTTGTCCCGGCAGATTTCCACGCACCGGCCGCAGCGGATGCAGATGTCACAGCGCAGGCATCTCTTGGACTCTTCGTGGGCCTGCTGCTCATTGAATCCCAGGTGTACCTGCTGGAACGTAATGCGCCGCCGGTCATTGCTTAATTGGTGCATTTTCGGCCGGTCCAGGTCCATTTTCAAAGAAGCAGGAAGGTCAAAGTGCGGCAGGCGCCTGCGGCGGACCGGAACCCGGGGCAGGGCGGGCTGGGCAATGCCTTCAAAGTGGCGATGGATGGCCGAAGCGGCCTTTTTGCCGCCGGCAATGGCTTCCACAACGGTTGCCGGGCCGGTAACCGCATCGCCAACAGCAAAAACGCCCTGCTGGTTGGTTTGCATGGTCACGGTATGGACCCGGATGGTATTGCGCCGGGTCCAGTCCACCTCCTCAAAGGCTTCAAGGCCCTGGGGCCTGATTTCCTGGCCGATGGCCGGGATAATCACGTCTGCTTCAATGACGTGCTCGCTTCCCTCCACCGGGACCGGACGCCTGCGCCCGGATTCATCCGGTTCGCTCAGTTCTGCGCGCACGCAGACAATGCCGGTGGCCCGGCCTTCGGCTCCCTGGACCTGCTTGGGAATGGTCAGATAAGAAAAGGAAACGCCTTCTTCTTCAGCCTCCACAACTTCCTCGTGATGGGCCGGCATCTGATCATGGGTCCGACGATAAAGAATGGTCACCCTTTCGCAGCCCAGGCGCAGGCAGGTACGGGCCGCGTCAATGGCCACGTTGCCGCCGCCGACCACGGCCACTTTTTTGCCGGGCCGCCGGTGATCGCCAAGGCTTACGCGCCGCAGAAACGACACGGCCGGAATGACGCCTTCATAATCGTCTTCTCCTGGAATCATCAGCTTGTAGGAACCGTGAGCGCCAATGGCCAGCAAAAAGCCTTCAAACCCCTCGGAGCGAAGCGATTCAATGGTGACATCTTTTCCCAGCCGGGTGTTTAGGCGGATTTCCACTCCGAGCGATTCGATCATGGCCACTTCCCGGTCAATGACCTCCCGGGGCAGCCGGTATCTGGGAATCCCGACCATCATCATGCCGCCGGCCACTGGAAGGGCCTCGATCACCGTCACCCGATATCCCCGAAGGGCAAGATAATAAGCAGCGGTTAACCCGCCGGGACCCGCGCCGATGATACAGATTTTGCGCCCGTTGTCCGGACTGGGTTCCGGGTTCTGATAGCTCTGGGCAGACATGGCCTTTTCGGCTGCAAATCCTTTTAAGTCCATGATGGCAATGGATTTGTCCATCCGGCCACGCACGCACATGAATTCGCAGGGATGCGTGCACACCAGTCCGCAAACCCAGGGGAAAGGGTTGTCCCTGCGGATCACGGAAATGGCTTCTGCATATTTGCCCTGACCCACCAGGGTCACATATGAGGGAATGTCAATGCCTGCAGGACAAGCCATCTGGCAGGGCGCCGGAGTCAGCATGGGGCATCGGCCTGTGGGGCAGGTATGGGTGCGGATGTGGCTTATAAACTCTTCCTGGTGCTGATCCACAAATGACGCCACATGCTCGCCAAATTCCCGGCAGGAGGGCGTCAGCCCCTCATTCACCATGTTTTGGGCAAGTTCCAGGATGCTGTCGAAATGATCGTCGCCGGCCAGGCCTTGGGAAACATCGTGGACCAGGTCGAAAATCTCAGTGGCCCGCTGCCGGCAGCGGGGATGGGACAGCGATCCGTTGTTTAAGGTCTGCTCGATTTGATCGTGCAGTTTTTTGACACTGCAGGTTTGGGAATCCATTTCAACCGCCTTGTGCTGGTCCGGTTATAAGTCCTAATTATAAATCCTGGGCCCGGGCCCTGGCATAGCGTTCCCGCCTGACTTCCGGGATTTCATCCGGGGTGCCGAAATAAAGACATTTTGTCGGGCACACCGTCACGCAGGCCGGTTCCAGACCCGCTTCGACCCGTTCGTAGCAGTAGTCGCACTTGACGGCTTTGCCGGTTTCCGGATTCCATTGCGGCGCCCCCCATGGACAGGCGGATATGCATGTTTTGCATCCCACGCAAAGATCCGGATCCACTGTGACAATGCCGTCTTCTGTGCGGGGGCGCATGGCACCTGTGGGACAGGCGGCCACACACCACGGATTTTCACAGTGAAAGCAGGGCATGAAGGTATAAGCGGTTCTGGGCAGGTTGCCCACCCGCCGGGGGCCGACTGCAACCACCAGGGATGGGAACGGGCCCCTGGGAAGGGCCTGCCGGCTTTTGCAGGCCGCCACACAGGCCATGCACCCGATGCATCGTTTTTGATCCTGAAAGAGGTAGTATTTGCTCATGATTTTGGTAACTCCTTTGTTGCCGGGCGGTTTGGGTCAATCATTTCATATTTGCGGTACAGCCAGTGCCCGCCGGCCGCGCCGAAAATTCCGCAGGCAAAAAAAACGGCCAGCAGAGATAAGGATGGATGGGTGCCGAAAAAATTCCGGTCCACGATGACCTGCAGAACGGCTGCAGCGATTGCCGGCCCTGTTCCGGCGCCAAGGGTCAGCAGCCGGTTGGCTGTGCTGCTGGCTGAAAAACGTTTTTCCCGGAACCTGTAGCCTGCAGCAGCGCCGCAAAAGGCCGTGACAGGGGGGAGCCAGGCAAACAACAGGTCCGGGGCAAGGCCGCATACCACAATACCAATGGCAATAACGCCAAAGACGCCCATAAGAAGTGCGGACAACAGGGCATACCAATCGGGAAATACCGCATCCATCCATTCTGTAAACATTCGGACAGACTGCATTATACTGCCTTTTCCGCCGAAGCGGTGCTGTTTTGTTTCTTTTCAAGTCTGATCCGGATAACGAATGCGGCGACATAGAAAAACAAAACACAGCAGACAAACCAGAAAACAGCGCCAATGGGATACTGCTGCCCGTTGAACCAGGGAAGGATAAACAGGTGGCTTTTGCCTGTCATGGCTTCCAGCGCTTCAGGCGCATAGGTGGCATTGACGTATCCCAGCATCAGAAACAGAGGAATATACATTGTCAAAAGGTTTTTTAAAAAACCTTCGAAAAAAAAGTCGTAATAGACCTTGTTGAGATGCCCCTGGTCGATGTTGCGCCCGAGCTGTTTGGCCTTTTCCGGATCCGCGTCTTTTAGCTGAAGCGCCTGCTGCTTGACATCATACCAGTAATAAAACTCCTGCTCCAGTTCCTTGTAACGCTTTGTCTTGAACTTTTTGCCAAACACCCTGGTAACCGCTGCTGTGAGCACGGCAATGCCGGCCACAGCAGCGGTCGGGCCCAGCATGTGCAGGGGGCCGAACAAAATGTTCAGCCCTTGCTGCCCATGCTGTACCATTGTTACAATAAACATCCAGAGTGTGTCCATCATTGCTGAAACACCCTAGATCCAGATTTCGATTTTGAAAAACCGGAAGAAGAGGAAAAACAGCACAACCGCCAGGATGACCTTGAGTTGTACTTCGGTAAACATCTTCTGCATCCGGCTGCCGAGGTATCCGCCCACAAAACCGCCGATGATAATGGCGATGGCGATCCAGAGGTCGGGCAGGTATCCGTTTAACAGGTAGCCGATAAACGAGCCGATACTGGAAAAGCAGGTTCCAACCAGGGCCACGGGCACGGCCACGTACATGGGCAGCGCGCCAACCATGGTCATGATCGGGGTGAGCAAAAAGCCGCCGCCGATGCCAAACGCCCGGGCCACGATGCCGATACCGAGGCCGATGATGCCAAAGAGCAAGGGGTTGATCTTGAATTCCTCGCCCCAGAACTTGAACTGGTAGTTAAACAGTTTGTTGGCACCGGTGGACATGGGCTCAATGCGGCCCATGCGGGCAGCCCGGCCTTCTTCCTTGGCCTTCTGGACTTCCTCGTTGAACTTCTTGGTCATGGCCTTGATGTTCTGGCGTTTTTTCATGGCCTGGGGGGTGAGCTCATACAGGGTCCGGAGGCCCATGAGTACCACCAGCACGGCCAGCCATTCCTTGTAAGAGGCAAGTGGCAGCACCTCGGTTACGTACTTGCCCAGCCAGATGGAGCCGATGAGAATGCCCACGCCAAAGGACAGACCCACGGGCCATGCCACGCGCCGTTCCTTGATCGCGTAACGGTAAAACGAGCCCAGGGGCGAAAACAGGGTCAGGGCCACGTTGGAGGGGCGAAGCACGTTGGCCGCGTTGATGCCCACAGGTCCCATGGTGTTGACCACCATCACCTGGTAGGCGGCCATGAGCATGCCGCCGGCAGCCCCGATCAGCGAGAAAAATGCGCCCACCAGAATTGCACCGAGAATAATCCAGAGCGGGTTCATGTACCGGCCGCCCAGAGACAGCCAAAAGCCGTTTCCGGCCAGGGTATATTCGCCGATTTCTTCTCCGTTGACAACCACGTTAAAGGCAGTGTCAGGCGGGGTGTGACGGAAGGACTCAAACGTGGCGGTAAATTCGCCCGTGGTTTTGTCCAGGTCGATCGTTGTGCCTTCGTCCCAGTAATTGCCGCTTTTTTCAGAATCAGTGAGCACGCTTCTGGCAAAAATGGTGACTTTGCCCACCTGGGTGCGTTCCTTGGTAATGGTGTTGATCCCATAACTGTTTTCATGGTTGTATTTGTAAAAAGCCCATTCTTCCGGGGTTTTTAAGGGCCCGAGCATGCCTTTGGCTTCCTGGTCCAGCCCCTGCCAGTCAGCGAGCTTAAACATGGTGGTGCTGTAGATGCCCTTGACAAAGGAGGGGCCGCCAAAGCGCTTTTTCTCCACTGTGCCGAACTGGTCGGGGTTGTTGGTGAGCATGTAGTAAAATACAGGTACTGACGTGTCTGCCTCAAAAGCGTTTTTCTCTACAGCAGCGTTCAGGCTTTTGATTTCATTGACGCCGCCGGCCTCGTTGGGAGCAAATTTGCGCTGGGAAGCGATTGCAATGTATAAATCTTTTCCCGGCTCGATTTGGCCGGAAATGGTAACTGTATCACCGGCCAGGTATTCCTGCTTGTCAATTTCCGCCTGGACCTGTGCCAGGGCGGGCTGCGCGCACCATACAAGGGCGGCTGCAATCACCATCCAAAAAACTTGCATTCTGTTTCTGCGTACCGACATGTACACCTCCTGTTCGCTTTTCTTGTTTTTATTGCCGTATCCGGATTTCTGCTCCGCAAACATGGGTTGCATGGGTGCAACCAAAAAGATTTAAAGTGTGAAAGCAATAATCATACCATGCGAAACGTCCTAAAGTTTGGTTCTTTGAGTGCAATAATAATTCAGCAAGCGTTAAAGCTGTCTGAAATCATATCATATTGTGTCTTTCTTGATTTGCGTTTGCCTGGGGCTTTCCGAGGGTTGGCAAAATTAAATGCAAGTTTTTTATTGCGATGCCATGAAAATTGTGCAAGGTTTTTCTCCTGAAATGCCCCGGCATTGCCTGTGGATCGCAATAAAAAAGTTGCGCAAAAAATTCCCGGTAACCGGCTGTCCTGGAATGTTTTTGCAATGCCGGTGCCCGTGAACAAAGGAAAAAACCCTTTTCGGGTCCGAATATAGAAAAAATACTAATTTGGTACGGAAATTGCTTCTATGTTTAGCAAAATCATTCCGTCCTTCGTTTTTTTGCGAGGCCTTGAGCAAACAAACAACAATAATGCTTTTGGGATGCTTCTGACAGGCCCTTTCTATAATTATGGCACCCGGGTGGCGAGAAAGCAAGTTATGAAGATAAACAGGCTGTTTTGGTTGGGGTGGATTTTTTTGTTTCGGCTTGCCCCGCCGGCCTATGCCACTCAGGCCCACGGGGCCCCGGAAGGTCTGTATACCCATCAGCTATCCCATATTTTTTTTATTGTCGCCATGGGTATCCTGATTTATTGGCTGCGATCCAGGCATCTGGTGCGCCAGCCCGGATGGCGGCTGATCCAATATGCCTCGGTATTTTTTATCCTCTGGTCCCTGGATGCTTTCTTGGTGCATTATATGGATGAGCAGACGGAGTTGATCCGGGTTGCCCGGGCCTCGGACTGGCAGATTCATATCTACGCCGCAGGTGACCGGGCTTGGCTCGGCCTGCTGTACTATTTTATGAAGCTGGACCATTTGCTTTGTGTGCCCGGCATGGTTTTCCTTTACATGGGGCTGCGGCGCCTGACCGATCCGGTTCGGAGTATGGACCCGGGCCAGGAAGGCAGCTCATGATTGTACCGGATGTGCCAATCCGCCTGGTGGACATGATCGGTTCAGCTTTGATGATTGTTTTTTCCTTCTTGTGTGTGCGCAGGGCTGTCCGGTTGCGCAGAAGCCAGGCAGACAATGTTGTGTGGACTTATATGTTGTGGCTCTGCTGCTGTTTGGCCGGGTTTGCGGTATCGCGTTCCGGCGGCCATATCCTCAAACAGTTTTTCTCCCTGGCCGGCCGGCCGGATTTGTGGGACGGGCTGCGGCCTTTTGCCGGCGGCATCAATACCTTTTTGCTCATCATCGTGGCTGCGGCCACATTGTTTTTCAACCGAGTGTGGCACGTCTATCAGCAAATCACCATGGACCGCCGGGCCCTTCAGGATACACACCAGGAACTGCTTGCGTTAAACCAGGATCTGGAAAAGCGGATTCAGGATCGCACGGATGCCTTAATCCACCAGGAAAAGCAGATGGCCCATGCAGATCGACTGGCTTCCATCGGAAAGCTCTCTTCTGGAATTGCCCACGAGATCAACAATCCCCTGGGGGTTATTCAGGGTTATACCCAGCTGCTGCTGCGGGGAGAATCCGAGGATTCCCAGCGCAGAAAAGACCTGCAGGTGATTTTAAAGCATGCACAGAGCTGCAAATCCATTGTGGAGGATTTGCTGAATTTTGCCCGCCGCTCTCAGCCGGAAATGGCCGATCTCAATATTCACGAAGTCATCGAGGAGACGCTGGTGTTTGTTCAGCATCGTTCAAAGATGGAAAACATCCGGATTTACAAGGAGTTTTCCCAAAATATGCCCAACATTCGCATGGATGAAAAAAAGATAAAGCAGGTGCTGGTCAACCTTTTGATGAATGCCGCACATGCCGTGGAGCAGGACGGCACCATCACCATTGCCACCCGCTTTGATGAATCCAACCGGCGGCTGGAAATCGATATCGCCGATAACGGCTATGGCATTGAGGAAAAGAATCTGACCCGTATATTTGATCCCTTTTTCACCACCAAATCCACAGGCGAGGGCACAGGGCTGGGCCTTGCGGTAAGCTACGGCATTGCCAAAAGCCACGGCGGAGATATCCGCGTGCAAAGTCGTGTCGGAAAGGGCTCGGTATTTACGCTTCTGCTGCCTGTCTCCGATTCTGAAGGAGGTGGCGCAAATGGATGAACACCATATCCTGGTCGTTGATGATGAGCCCGATATGCTCGAACTGCTGGCCCGGAGCCTGGAGCCGGATTTAAACTGCCGGGTCAGGACCGCGGATTCCGGCAAGTCCGCCCTGCAGACCCTGGAAAAAAGCCCTTTTGATCTGGCCCTTATCGATATCCGGATGCCGGGCATGGACGGCCTTGAATTGCTGGAACTCATCAAGCGAAAATGGCCGGAACTCACAGTTGTCATGATGACTGCCTACGGCTCCATTGAGTACGCGGTCCAGGCCATGAAGCAGGGGGCCTATGATTTTGTCACCAAGCCCTTTGACCATGAAACCCTGGTGTTCCGGCTGGAAAAAGCCCTGGAGCGCAGCCGTCTGATCTCTGAAAACCGGCTGCTGAAGCAAAGCGATCCACACGGTCCGGCGTTTTATGGCCTGGTGGGCCAGTCTGATGCCATGCAAAGTGTGTTTGAAACCATCCGCATGGTGGCCCAGACCGAAATGACCGTGTTGATAACCGGCGAGTCCGGCACAGGCAAGGATTTAACCGCCAGGGCCATTCATTCCATCAGCAGCCGCAGCAAGGGCCCGTTTGTTGCGGTCAATTGCCCTACCGTGCCCGAGCAGATTCTGGAAAGCGAATTGTTCGGATACAAAAAAGGGGCATTCACCCATGCCACCCAGAACAAGACCGGTTTGTTTCAGGAGGCTGACGGGGGCACCATTTTTCTCGATGAAATCGGGGATGTCAGTCCGGCCATCCAGACCAAGCTGCTGCGGGTGCTCCAGGAACGTGAGATCAAGCCCCTTGGCGATACCCGTTCCGTTCATGTGGATGTGCGCATCATTGCCTCCACCAACCAGGATTTAAAGGCCAAAATCCGGGATGGCACATTCCGGGAGGATTTTTTTTACCGCCTGGCCGTGCTGCCGGTGCACCTGCCGCCATTGCGCGACCGCAGAAATGACATTCCCCTGATTGCCGAGCATCTTCTGCGCAAGCATCGCAGCCGGTTAAACGAACCGCACAAGACGTTTTCTTCTGAATTAATGGCGCATTTAAAATCCCGCCACTGGGAGGGAAATGTCCGGGAATTGGAAAACATCGTCATTCAGGCAATTCTGTTTTCCTCCGGCCGGACCATCAACCCGCA
The Desulfosalsimonas propionicica DNA segment above includes these coding regions:
- a CDS encoding ferritin-like domain-containing protein; translated protein: MTEVSCRSMHDVVAFAISREEKARDFYRDCANSATNKGIKEFFREMAEEESRHRQLLADLDLSAEKPFSDLDEHGNVRDLHLSDFMIDVRFSPDIGYQEALAMAMKKEEKAHAFYEAWKGRCASEKSEKLFSFLAEEELRHKRRLEEIYDSEILQEG
- a CDS encoding 2Fe-2S iron-sulfur cluster-binding protein, whose protein sequence is MVEITVNNQKIQADPEKRLIDLLRKQGIDVPALCYHPALSPAGACKLCAVEVMVPGKPSQVKLSCIAKPVEGMEVNTDNERVQKARTTAFRNLAKYAPEAPAIWKLAEKHGIDMGSPPDECIRCRLCVRACKELVGANALKMEKRNGVSYVVPRPENQCIGCGTCVNICPTGVIHQKDENGLRIISIRDEVIGQNPLLQCEACGRYFATPKFMSRVENRTDDHPHVKEHHRYCPTCAKLLSDRIKSASRIKRM
- a CDS encoding sensor histidine kinase — encoded protein: MIVPDVPIRLVDMIGSALMIVFSFLCVRRAVRLRRSQADNVVWTYMLWLCCCLAGFAVSRSGGHILKQFFSLAGRPDLWDGLRPFAGGINTFLLIIVAAATLFFNRVWHVYQQITMDRRALQDTHQELLALNQDLEKRIQDRTDALIHQEKQMAHADRLASIGKLSSGIAHEINNPLGVIQGYTQLLLRGESEDSQRRKDLQVILKHAQSCKSIVEDLLNFARRSQPEMADLNIHEVIEETLVFVQHRSKMENIRIYKEFSQNMPNIRMDEKKIKQVLVNLLMNAAHAVEQDGTITIATRFDESNRRLEIDIADNGYGIEEKNLTRIFDPFFTTKSTGEGTGLGLAVSYGIAKSHGGDIRVQSRVGKGSVFTLLLPVSDSEGGGANG
- a CDS encoding NAD(P)-binding protein, whose amino-acid sequence is MDSQTCSVKKLHDQIEQTLNNGSLSHPRCRQRATEIFDLVHDVSQGLAGDDHFDSILELAQNMVNEGLTPSCREFGEHVASFVDQHQEEFISHIRTHTCPTGRCPMLTPAPCQMACPAGIDIPSYVTLVGQGKYAEAISVIRRDNPFPWVCGLVCTHPCEFMCVRGRMDKSIAIMDLKGFAAEKAMSAQSYQNPEPSPDNGRKICIIGAGPGGLTAAYYLALRGYRVTVIEALPVAGGMMMVGIPRYRLPREVIDREVAMIESLGVEIRLNTRLGKDVTIESLRSEGFEGFLLAIGAHGSYKLMIPGEDDYEGVIPAVSFLRRVSLGDHRRPGKKVAVVGGGNVAIDAARTCLRLGCERVTILYRRTHDQMPAHHEEVVEAEEEGVSFSYLTIPKQVQGAEGRATGIVCVRAELSEPDESGRRRPVPVEGSEHVIEADVIIPAIGQEIRPQGLEAFEEVDWTRRNTIRVHTVTMQTNQQGVFAVGDAVTGPATVVEAIAGGKKAASAIHRHFEGIAQPALPRVPVRRRRLPHFDLPASLKMDLDRPKMHQLSNDRRRITFQQVHLGFNEQQAHEESKRCLRCDICIRCGRCVEICRDKMGIEALRLGYLDFDNPGPTDLRITAERCIACGACATNCPTGAMQMTDRDGYRELSLCGTVLNRLQLEYCEVCGAVLGPARYHDYIVKRVRDVSPTSNGRRICLECARRQSGGQHAEITPPPR
- a CDS encoding molybdopterin-dependent oxidoreductase; the encoded protein is MTTENVYTICGMCTVRCPMVAEVENSNIRFLRGNPNASGMKTSLCARGVAGKALINDNERIRHPMIRDGQRGEGKWRKVSWEEALDYTAEKLQKVVDQYGPRGVALSDRGGPFRDFHRAFLRGLGSPNYVNHDSSCARNVQHAAKSVSGAGRKEVAYDYRNAKHVILQMRNVFEAIGVQEVNDLTDAMNEGCRLTVIDIRANVSATKADRFFMVRPGTDYAFNLAVINELLTKDLYNKDFARKYIQDLEALKSFVKDYTPQWAEKETGVPAAQISSFVHQLAKDAPAVLWHPGWMMARYDTTFYLCRSIYIINALLGSYGAKGGLPFVNKPKDAGYSGLKKFMDLFEKPKEKRADGVGWRYTHFDEGPGLAHLLYEAMETGDPYPVKSYIAFRHDPLMAYPEPDRLRQIFDNLDLLVSVTFTWCDTAWYADVVLPLSPYLERDSVLAAKNAIQPYFFMRRRAVEPRFDTKACWEIFSGLARRLGINELAYDKIEDVWNFQLQGTGVSIEDFNETGMVKLTEGPVYKDRDNLKFGTKSGKFEIISQKLEDLGMPSLKPYESAQSPPEGSFRLTFGRCAQHTQGHTVNNPVLGELVPENVLWIHTDAAEKLHIENNETVNVSNNGYTEQIKAKVTDFIHPEAVFVLHGFGHKLPVESRAYGKGLADNKFMPGALKKWDPVGGAVALQENFVKVSKVK
- a CDS encoding sulfite exporter TauE/SafE family protein — its product is MQVFWMVIAAALVWCAQPALAQVQAEIDKQEYLAGDTVTISGQIEPGKDLYIAIASQRKFAPNEAGGVNEIKSLNAAVEKNAFEADTSVPVFYYMLTNNPDQFGTVEKKRFGGPSFVKGIYSTTMFKLADWQGLDQEAKGMLGPLKTPEEWAFYKYNHENSYGINTITKERTQVGKVTIFARSVLTDSEKSGNYWDEGTTIDLDKTTGEFTATFESFRHTPPDTAFNVVVNGEEIGEYTLAGNGFWLSLGGRYMNPLWIILGAILVGAFFSLIGAAGGMLMAAYQVMVVNTMGPVGINAANVLRPSNVALTLFSPLGSFYRYAIKERRVAWPVGLSFGVGILIGSIWLGKYVTEVLPLASYKEWLAVLVVLMGLRTLYELTPQAMKKRQNIKAMTKKFNEEVQKAKEEGRAARMGRIEPMSTGANKLFNYQFKFWGEEFKINPLLFGIIGLGIGIVARAFGIGGGFLLTPIMTMVGALPMYVAVPVALVGTCFSSIGSFIGYLLNGYLPDLWIAIAIIIGGFVGGYLGSRMQKMFTEVQLKVILAVVLFFLFFRFFKIEIWI
- a CDS encoding 4Fe-4S dicluster domain-containing protein translates to MSKYYLFQDQKRCIGCMACVAACKSRQALPRGPFPSLVVAVGPRRVGNLPRTAYTFMPCFHCENPWCVAACPTGAMRPRTEDGIVTVDPDLCVGCKTCISACPWGAPQWNPETGKAVKCDYCYERVEAGLEPACVTVCPTKCLYFGTPDEIPEVRRERYARARAQDL